Proteins co-encoded in one Streptomyces roseochromogenus subsp. oscitans DS 12.976 genomic window:
- a CDS encoding Glu/Leu/Phe/Val dehydrogenase family protein encodes MLDHEEVVIRVGRRSGLPVILAVHSTVLGPAAGGLRIWHYPDWRDGLTDALRLSAGMTLKMAVAGLPSGGGKTVVALPEGTRLGPDRRRAVLQDVADVIASLDGTYATGPDVGTGPADMAVIGETTPHVFCRPEESGGSGDSSPHTALGTIAALRAVSRHLHGTPALDGRRLAVIGLGRVGEHLARLLAAEGAELTVTDIEPGRRATAEALGAVWRGPEEILTEDVDVVVPAALGSLLTREVVPRLRCKAVAGPANNQLATPDVADLMHRHGIVWVPDYVAGAGGVVNAISTELHHAGPGEARARVLAIAQTVGELLDAAAREGLTPARAAAETARRRLRAAASGACGESASLASRGWGHLPRP; translated from the coding sequence GTGCTCGATCACGAAGAGGTTGTCATCCGAGTCGGTCGCCGGTCCGGTCTGCCGGTGATCCTGGCCGTTCACTCGACCGTGCTCGGGCCCGCGGCCGGCGGACTCCGGATCTGGCACTACCCGGACTGGCGGGACGGGCTCACCGACGCGCTGCGCCTGTCGGCGGGCATGACCCTGAAGATGGCCGTCGCCGGGCTGCCCAGCGGCGGCGGGAAGACCGTCGTCGCACTGCCGGAAGGGACGCGTCTCGGCCCGGACCGACGGCGGGCGGTGCTCCAGGACGTCGCCGACGTCATCGCCTCGCTGGACGGGACCTACGCGACCGGGCCGGACGTCGGAACCGGGCCGGCCGACATGGCGGTCATCGGCGAGACCACCCCGCATGTGTTCTGCCGGCCCGAGGAGTCGGGCGGGAGCGGCGACTCGTCCCCGCACACCGCGCTGGGCACCATCGCCGCGCTGCGCGCCGTGAGCCGGCACCTCCATGGCACGCCCGCCCTGGACGGCCGCCGCCTCGCCGTGATCGGCCTGGGCCGGGTCGGCGAGCACCTCGCACGGCTGCTGGCGGCCGAGGGAGCCGAGCTGACGGTCACCGACATCGAGCCCGGCAGGCGGGCCACGGCCGAGGCGCTCGGCGCGGTCTGGCGCGGCCCGGAGGAGATCCTCACCGAGGACGTCGACGTCGTCGTACCAGCGGCGCTCGGATCGCTGCTGACCCGGGAGGTGGTGCCGCGCCTGCGCTGCAAGGCCGTCGCGGGACCGGCGAACAACCAGCTCGCCACGCCGGACGTGGCCGACCTGATGCACCGTCACGGCATCGTCTGGGTGCCCGACTACGTCGCCGGCGCGGGCGGAGTCGTGAACGCCATCAGCACCGAACTCCACCACGCCGGACCCGGCGAAGCCCGAGCACGGGTCCTCGCCATCGCACAGACCGTCGGCGAACTGCTCGACGCCGCGGCACGCGAGGGTCTGACACCCGCGCGGGCCGCCGCCGAGACGGCCCGGCGACGCCTGCGCGCAGCGGCGTCAGGTGCGTGCGGCGAGAGTGCGTCCCTGGCGTCGCGCGGCTGGGGGCACCTCCCACGCCCTTGA
- a CDS encoding amidase produces the protein MPTDPTAGLVETRRALAAGEVTSRALVERALARIEATQGTLNAFRIVRAEAALAEADAADRELASGARRPLLGVPVAVKDDMDVAGEPTAFGCPGTFPPVTEDGEAVRRLRAAGAVIVGKTNTCELGQWPFTEGPAFGDTRNPWHTGHTPGGSSGGSAAAVAAGLIPAALGSDGAGSVRIPASWTGLIGIKPQRGRISTWPHGESFQGITVNGTLARTVADAALLLDAASGNHVRDPHRPAALTVADSVGRDPGRLRIALSLKPPFTAVPARLHPEIRTRVVQLADRLAALGHEVEEADPPYGQIGLTFVPRATAGIAERVREAPDPALLDPRTRDAARLGRLLGGAPLRAARRAEAVLHRRIGGFFGRYDVILAPTTAAPPPPIGALYRLRGLATDRAMIAACPYAWPWNVLGWPGVNVPAGFVRDGLPVGAQLLGPADSEPLLVSVAAQLEAELRWQERWPPEPASATRAA, from the coding sequence ATGCCGACCGACCCTACCGCCGGGCTCGTGGAGACCCGGCGTGCGCTCGCCGCCGGGGAGGTGACCTCCCGTGCTCTGGTGGAGCGGGCGCTGGCCCGGATCGAGGCCACCCAGGGGACGTTGAACGCCTTCCGGATCGTGCGGGCCGAGGCTGCGCTCGCCGAAGCGGACGCCGCCGACCGGGAGTTGGCATCCGGTGCGCGGCGCCCGCTGCTCGGGGTGCCGGTGGCGGTGAAGGACGACATGGACGTGGCCGGGGAGCCGACCGCGTTCGGCTGTCCGGGCACGTTCCCGCCGGTCACCGAGGACGGGGAGGCGGTACGACGGCTGCGCGCGGCCGGTGCCGTGATCGTCGGCAAGACCAACACATGCGAGCTGGGGCAGTGGCCGTTCACCGAGGGCCCGGCGTTCGGGGACACCCGCAATCCCTGGCACACCGGGCACACGCCCGGGGGTTCGTCCGGGGGCTCGGCCGCCGCCGTCGCCGCCGGGCTGATCCCCGCCGCGCTCGGCTCCGACGGCGCCGGCTCGGTGCGCATACCGGCGTCGTGGACCGGTCTGATCGGCATCAAGCCGCAGCGCGGCCGCATCTCGACCTGGCCGCACGGCGAGTCCTTCCAGGGCATCACGGTCAACGGCACCCTCGCCCGGACGGTCGCCGACGCGGCCCTGCTGCTGGATGCGGCGAGCGGCAACCACGTCCGGGACCCGCACCGGCCGGCCGCGCTGACGGTGGCGGACTCGGTCGGCCGCGACCCGGGCCGGCTGCGCATCGCCCTCTCCCTGAAGCCTCCGTTCACCGCCGTACCGGCCCGGCTGCACCCGGAGATCCGCACTCGGGTCGTCCAACTCGCCGACAGGCTGGCCGCGTTGGGGCACGAGGTGGAGGAGGCCGATCCGCCGTACGGGCAGATCGGGCTGACCTTCGTGCCGCGCGCCACCGCCGGGATCGCCGAGCGGGTCCGCGAGGCCCCCGATCCGGCGCTGCTCGATCCGCGCACCCGGGACGCGGCCCGGCTCGGCCGGCTGCTCGGCGGGGCCCCGCTGCGGGCGGCCCGGCGCGCCGAGGCGGTGCTGCACCGGCGCATCGGCGGGTTCTTCGGGCGTTACGACGTGATCCTCGCGCCTACGACGGCCGCTCCCCCGCCCCCGATCGGCGCCCTGTACCGGCTGCGCGGGCTGGCCACGGACCGCGCGATGATCGCCGCCTGTCCGTACGCCTGGCCGTGGAACGTGCTGGGCTGGCCGGGGGTGAACGTGCCCGCCGGGTTCGTCCGTGACGGTCTGCCCGTGGGTGCGCAGCTGCTCGGCCCCGCCGACAGCGAACCGCTGCTGGTGTCCGTCGCCGCCCAGTTGGAGGCGGAGCTGCGCTGGCAGGAACGGTGGCCGCCGGAGCCCGCCTCGGCAACGCGGGCCGCCTGA
- a CDS encoding type II toxin-antitoxin system PemK/MazF family toxin gives MTTFTDENVPGRYGPHATTEADPREVGRVRTEYSPAHDGDPDPGEIVWTWVPFEENDGRGKDRPVLVVAREAAGTLLAVQLTSKRHNGNRDYVAIGSGPWDRSDRDSWVDVDRVLRLHEKGMRREACALDRMRFNLVRQRLHERYGWT, from the coding sequence GTGACCACGTTTACCGATGAGAACGTCCCCGGCCGGTACGGCCCCCACGCGACCACCGAGGCCGACCCGCGCGAGGTCGGCCGGGTGCGCACCGAGTACTCCCCTGCCCACGACGGCGACCCCGACCCCGGCGAGATCGTGTGGACCTGGGTGCCGTTCGAGGAGAACGACGGCCGGGGCAAGGACCGCCCGGTACTGGTCGTCGCCCGGGAGGCGGCCGGAACCCTGCTCGCTGTGCAGCTGACCAGCAAGCGGCATAACGGCAACCGGGACTATGTGGCGATCGGCAGCGGGCCGTGGGACCGGTCGGACCGGGACTCGTGGGTGGACGTGGACCGCGTGCTGCGGCTGCACGAGAAGGGCATGCGCCGTGAGGCGTGCGCGCTGGACCGGATGCGGTTCAACCTGGTCCGCCAGCGGCTGCACGAGCGCTACGGCTGGACCTGA
- the egtA gene encoding ergothioneine biosynthesis glutamate--cysteine ligase EgtA has protein sequence MSDSQSDGGDCTDHRTAVTEAEVEALVRGICFKTGPPRALGVELEWLIHELRTPQLPVTPERLETVYAALRAVPLRSPLSVEPGGQLELSSPPAASLMECVGTLSADLDTVRTVLATEGLGLVGIGQDPWHRPRRFLREPRYDAMETCLDRAGPAGRHMMCASASVQVCVDAGHEEPGPLGHARRWWLAHQLGAVLVAAFANSPLLGHEPTGWKSTRQLMWMEIGAGRAGAPPLDGEPRAVWARHVLDSPVMCVRRDSGPWDVPQGLTFREWTRSRSPRPPTRADLEYHLTTLFPPVRPRGHLELRMIDAQPGDDGWVVPLAVTAALFDDPQAAETAYRSVKPLAERALNLPAPHNPLWTDAARSGLADPELREVADVCFAAALEALPRLGATDEVTEAVAAYRDRYVARGRCPADDLLDRLDRLDGSEPPPSRPGRAGGTPTARGRKDIRT, from the coding sequence ATGTCCGATTCACAGAGTGACGGTGGCGACTGTACGGACCACCGCACCGCTGTCACCGAAGCCGAGGTGGAGGCCCTGGTCCGGGGCATCTGCTTCAAGACCGGACCGCCCCGCGCGCTCGGTGTCGAACTGGAGTGGCTCATCCATGAGTTGCGGACGCCGCAGCTCCCCGTGACACCCGAACGACTCGAAACGGTCTACGCGGCACTGCGGGCCGTGCCCCTGCGGTCGCCGCTCAGCGTCGAACCGGGCGGCCAGCTGGAGTTGAGCTCGCCGCCCGCCGCCTCCCTGATGGAGTGCGTAGGCACGCTCTCCGCCGACCTGGACACCGTCCGCACCGTCCTCGCCACAGAGGGTCTCGGTCTGGTCGGCATCGGACAAGACCCCTGGCACAGACCCCGCAGGTTCCTGCGCGAGCCGCGCTACGACGCGATGGAGACGTGCCTGGACCGCGCCGGTCCGGCGGGCCGCCACATGATGTGCGCCTCCGCCTCCGTGCAGGTGTGCGTGGACGCGGGCCACGAGGAACCCGGTCCGCTCGGACACGCGCGCCGCTGGTGGCTGGCCCACCAGCTGGGGGCGGTCCTGGTGGCCGCGTTCGCCAACTCCCCGCTGCTGGGCCACGAGCCCACGGGCTGGAAGTCCACCCGGCAGCTGATGTGGATGGAGATCGGCGCCGGCCGCGCGGGCGCTCCCCCGCTGGACGGTGAACCACGGGCCGTCTGGGCCCGGCATGTGCTGGACTCGCCGGTGATGTGTGTACGACGGGACAGCGGGCCGTGGGACGTGCCGCAGGGGCTCACCTTCCGGGAGTGGACCCGTTCCCGGTCGCCCCGGCCGCCCACCCGAGCGGATCTGGAGTATCACCTCACCACCCTGTTCCCGCCGGTCCGGCCGCGGGGCCATCTGGAACTGCGCATGATCGACGCGCAGCCCGGCGATGACGGCTGGGTCGTGCCGCTCGCGGTGACGGCGGCGCTGTTCGACGATCCGCAGGCCGCCGAGACTGCCTACCGGAGCGTGAAACCGCTCGCGGAGCGGGCCCTGAACCTGCCCGCCCCGCACAACCCCCTGTGGACCGACGCGGCCCGGTCCGGGCTCGCCGACCCGGAGCTGCGCGAGGTCGCCGATGTGTGCTTCGCGGCGGCGCTGGAGGCCCTGCCCCGGCTCGGCGCCACCGACGAGGTGACCGAGGCGGTGGCCGCGTACCGGGACCGCTATGTCGCCCGGGGCCGCTGCCCGGCCGACGACCTGCTGGACCGCCTGGACCGGCTGGACGGCAGCGAACCACCGCCGTCCCGGCCCGGCCGCGCCGGGGGCACCCCCACCGCCCGCGGGAGGAAGGACATCCGTACATGA
- the egtB gene encoding ergothioneine biosynthesis protein EgtB, producing MTAPETDTATTRTTEPEGAATEALRERALASLTTARARTTLLTSCVEDPDLTAQHSPLMSPLVWDLAHIGNQEELWLLRAVGGRDAMRPEIDGLYDAFEHPRAERPSLPLLPPAEARHYAAEVRGRVMDLLAGAEFHGTRLTEAGFAFGMIAQHEQQHDETMLITHQLRKGPQALTAPDPEPAPLFTGPAEVLVPGGPFTMGTSAEPWALDNERPAHIREVAPFWIDTTPVTNAAYQAFIADGGYGTERWWTPEGWTHIKRHSITAPQFWRRDGDRWLRRRFGVTEAVPPDEPVLHVCWYEADAYARWAGRRLPTETEWEKAARHDPATGRSMRYPWGDADPAPEHANLGQRHLRPAPAGSYPAGESPLGVRQLIGDVWEWTASDFLPYPGFRPFPYKEYSEVFFGSEHKVLRGGSFAVDPVACRGTFRNWDYPIRRQIFSGFRTARSEAV from the coding sequence ATGACCGCCCCCGAGACCGACACCGCGACGACCCGGACGACAGAGCCGGAAGGTGCGGCCACCGAGGCGCTGCGCGAGCGCGCGCTCGCCTCGCTGACCACCGCCCGTGCCCGCACCACGCTGCTGACCAGCTGCGTCGAGGATCCCGACCTCACCGCCCAGCACTCGCCGCTGATGTCCCCGCTGGTGTGGGACCTCGCGCACATCGGCAACCAGGAGGAGCTGTGGCTGCTCCGGGCGGTCGGCGGCCGGGACGCCATGCGGCCCGAGATCGACGGCCTCTACGACGCCTTCGAGCATCCGCGGGCCGAGCGGCCCTCGCTGCCGCTGCTGCCGCCCGCCGAGGCCCGGCACTACGCGGCCGAGGTGCGCGGCCGGGTCATGGACCTGCTCGCGGGCGCGGAGTTCCACGGCACCCGGCTGACCGAGGCCGGGTTCGCCTTCGGGATGATCGCGCAGCACGAACAGCAGCACGATGAAACCATGCTGATCACCCATCAGCTGAGAAAGGGCCCGCAGGCCCTGACCGCCCCGGACCCGGAGCCGGCCCCGCTGTTCACCGGCCCGGCCGAAGTCCTGGTCCCCGGCGGCCCGTTCACGATGGGCACGTCGGCCGAACCGTGGGCGCTGGACAACGAACGCCCGGCGCACATCCGGGAGGTGGCGCCGTTCTGGATCGACACGACTCCGGTGACGAACGCGGCGTACCAGGCGTTCATCGCGGACGGCGGCTACGGCACCGAGCGCTGGTGGACGCCGGAGGGCTGGACGCACATCAAGCGGCACTCGATCACGGCGCCGCAGTTCTGGCGCCGGGACGGCGACCGCTGGCTGCGGCGCCGCTTCGGGGTGACCGAGGCGGTGCCGCCCGACGAGCCGGTGCTGCATGTGTGCTGGTACGAGGCCGACGCCTACGCCCGCTGGGCCGGGCGCCGGCTGCCCACCGAGACGGAGTGGGAGAAGGCCGCCCGGCACGACCCGGCCACCGGCCGCTCGATGCGCTACCCATGGGGCGACGCGGACCCGGCGCCGGAACACGCCAACCTGGGCCAGCGGCACCTTCGGCCCGCCCCCGCCGGCAGCTATCCCGCCGGTGAATCCCCGCTCGGCGTACGGCAGTTGATCGGTGATGTGTGGGAGTGGACGGCGAGCGACTTCCTGCCGTATCCGGGGTTCCGGCCCTTCCCGTACAAGGAGTACTCGGAGGTGTTCTTCGGCTCCGAGCACAAGGTGCTGCGCGGCGGTTCGTTCGCCGTGGACCCGGTGGCCTGCCGTGGCACGTTCCGCAACTGGGACTATCCGATCCGGCGGCAGATCTTCTCCGGGTTCCGCACCGCACGTTCGGAGGCCGTCTGA
- the egtC gene encoding ergothioneine biosynthesis protein EgtC: MCRHLAYLGPEEPLGRLLVEPPHSLVRQSWEPQRQRSGTVNADGFGVGWYAPGDPVPARYRRAGPIWADLSFTDLARVVRSGAVLAAVRDATAATPDGEAAAAPFASGRWLFSHNGAVAGWPDSAAPLVSELPPVELLSLEARTDSAFVWALVLHRLRSGDELDQALGETVLQLAGAAPASRLNLLLTDGTTIAATAWGDSLWYRTEPGRSTVVASEPYDDDPHWQEVPDRTLLTASRAGVLLAPLEEPASAPSKEPCT, from the coding sequence ATGTGCCGTCATCTCGCCTATCTGGGGCCCGAGGAGCCGCTCGGCCGGCTTCTCGTCGAGCCCCCGCACAGTCTGGTGCGCCAGTCGTGGGAGCCGCAGCGACAGCGCTCCGGGACCGTCAACGCCGATGGTTTCGGGGTGGGTTGGTACGCCCCCGGCGACCCCGTCCCGGCGCGCTACCGGCGGGCCGGGCCGATCTGGGCCGACCTGTCCTTCACCGACCTGGCGCGGGTGGTGCGCTCCGGCGCGGTGCTCGCCGCCGTACGGGACGCGACGGCCGCGACCCCTGACGGCGAGGCCGCCGCGGCGCCCTTCGCGTCGGGGCGGTGGCTGTTCAGCCACAACGGCGCCGTCGCGGGCTGGCCCGACTCGGCGGCCCCGCTGGTGTCCGAGCTGCCCCCGGTCGAGCTGCTGTCGCTGGAGGCCCGTACCGACTCGGCGTTCGTCTGGGCGCTGGTCCTGCACCGGCTGCGCTCCGGCGACGAGCTGGACCAAGCCCTCGGCGAAACGGTTCTTCAGCTGGCCGGGGCAGCCCCGGCCTCCCGGCTCAACCTGCTGCTGACCGACGGCACGACGATCGCCGCCACCGCCTGGGGCGACAGCCTCTGGTACCGCACGGAGCCCGGCCGGAGCACGGTCGTGGCCTCCGAGCCGTACGACGACGATCCGCACTGGCAGGAGGTCCCCGACCGCACCCTGCTCACCGCGAGCCGCGCCGGCGTGCTGCTCGCCCCACTGGAGGAACCGGCGTCCGCACCATCCAAGGAGCCCTGTACGTGA
- the egtD gene encoding L-histidine N(alpha)-methyltransferase, translating to MSPLLVTRTLPEDATDAALRADVLRGLTVQPKWLPPKWFYDARGSELFEQITELPEYYPTRAEREILATRSGEIAAASGARTLIELGSGSSEKTRYLLEALAPSAYVPVDVSESALTQAGQALVEDHPDLEVHALIADFTAPLTLPATPGPRLLAFLGGTIGNLLPDERAKFLFSVRSLLAPGDGLLLGTDLVKDERVLVRAYDDAAGVTAAFNKNVLAVVDRELGADFDPDAFDHVALWDPEQEWIEMRLRSRVAQTVKVPALDLAVDFAAGEELRTEVSAKFRNDGVSAELAVAGLELTHWWTDAEGRFALSLSVVR from the coding sequence GTGAGCCCCCTTCTTGTCACCCGCACCCTCCCCGAGGACGCGACGGACGCCGCGCTGCGCGCCGACGTCCTGCGCGGTCTCACCGTCCAGCCCAAGTGGCTGCCGCCCAAGTGGTTCTACGACGCGCGCGGCAGCGAACTGTTCGAGCAGATCACCGAACTGCCCGAGTACTACCCCACCCGCGCCGAGCGGGAGATCCTGGCCACCAGGTCCGGCGAGATCGCCGCGGCGAGCGGCGCCCGTACGCTGATCGAACTCGGCTCGGGCTCCTCGGAGAAGACCCGCTATCTCCTCGAGGCGCTCGCGCCCTCGGCGTACGTCCCGGTGGACGTCAGCGAGAGCGCCCTCACCCAGGCCGGGCAGGCCCTCGTCGAGGACCACCCGGACCTCGAAGTCCATGCGCTCATCGCCGACTTCACCGCCCCGCTCACCCTGCCCGCCACCCCCGGACCCCGGCTGCTGGCGTTCCTCGGCGGCACGATCGGCAACCTGCTGCCCGACGAGCGCGCGAAGTTCCTGTTCTCCGTGCGCTCGCTGCTCGCGCCGGGCGACGGACTGCTCCTCGGCACGGACCTGGTCAAGGACGAGCGGGTGCTGGTCCGGGCGTACGACGACGCGGCCGGGGTGACGGCCGCGTTCAACAAGAACGTGCTGGCCGTCGTCGACCGCGAACTCGGCGCCGACTTCGACCCGGACGCCTTCGACCATGTGGCGCTGTGGGACCCCGAGCAGGAGTGGATCGAGATGCGGCTGCGCTCGCGTGTCGCGCAGACCGTCAAGGTGCCCGCGCTGGACCTCGCCGTGGACTTCGCGGCGGGCGAGGAACTGCGCACCGAGGTGTCGGCCAAGTTCCGCAACGACGGCGTGTCCGCCGAACTGGCCGTCGCCGGGCTGGAGTTGACTCATTGGTGGACGGACGCAGAGGGCCGCTTCGCACTGTCGCTGAGCGTGGTGCGCTGA
- a CDS encoding extracellular solute-binding protein, translating into MRRRLLALVCVTGSLVSACGMLPGEHERKTVTVWLMKDSASKDFLQRFTDDFEHTHEDLRLDIRIQDWTGIVGKVRRALTDDSGDGPDVIEVGNTQVPLYADGGRLADLTLESMRDWGKDQWLPGLAEPGKDGNAQYGIPWYAANRVVIYRKDLFEAAGIARPPKTREEWLADTERLNSGGNQGIYLAGQDWYTLSGFIWDEGGDLARQKDYKWEGALDSPAALRGMDFYRRLRALGRGPAGTDEEHPPQAGVFAGGKVAQIVAVPGLAQAIVRQNPDLKGELGFFPVPGKTAARPGTVFTGGSDLVIPDHTKDQFAATAVVGALTGAKWATELARTMNYVPNKTTLASAVAGEEGVAAMAAGAAHGRATPSTPQWADVEADNPIKEYMTRVLNGADPATEARRASAEITEKLTPDV; encoded by the coding sequence GTGAGACGTCGTCTGCTCGCCCTCGTGTGTGTCACCGGTTCCCTCGTGAGCGCCTGCGGAATGCTCCCGGGCGAGCATGAGCGCAAGACGGTCACCGTATGGCTGATGAAGGACAGCGCTTCCAAGGACTTTCTCCAGCGCTTCACCGACGACTTCGAGCACACGCACGAGGATCTGCGCCTCGACATCCGCATCCAGGACTGGACCGGCATCGTCGGCAAGGTCCGCAGGGCGCTCACGGACGACTCCGGCGACGGACCCGACGTCATCGAGGTCGGCAACACCCAGGTGCCGCTGTACGCCGACGGCGGCCGGCTCGCCGACCTCACGCTGGAGTCGATGCGCGACTGGGGCAAGGACCAGTGGCTGCCCGGCCTCGCCGAGCCCGGCAAGGACGGCAACGCGCAGTACGGCATTCCCTGGTACGCGGCCAACCGCGTCGTCATCTACCGCAAGGACCTGTTCGAGGCCGCCGGCATCGCCCGTCCGCCGAAGACCCGCGAGGAGTGGCTCGCCGACACGGAAAGGCTCAACTCCGGCGGGAATCAAGGTATTTACCTAGCCGGACAGGACTGGTACACCCTCTCCGGGTTCATCTGGGACGAGGGCGGCGACCTCGCCCGGCAGAAGGACTACAAGTGGGAGGGCGCCCTCGACAGCCCGGCCGCGCTGCGCGGCATGGACTTCTACCGGCGGCTGCGGGCGCTGGGCCGGGGCCCGGCGGGCACCGACGAGGAACACCCGCCCCAGGCCGGGGTGTTCGCCGGCGGCAAGGTGGCGCAGATCGTCGCCGTACCGGGGCTCGCCCAGGCGATCGTGCGGCAGAACCCGGACCTGAAGGGCGAGCTGGGCTTCTTCCCGGTGCCCGGGAAGACCGCCGCACGGCCGGGCACCGTGTTCACCGGCGGCTCCGACCTCGTCATCCCGGACCACACCAAGGACCAGTTCGCCGCGACCGCCGTCGTCGGGGCGCTCACCGGCGCCAAGTGGGCCACCGAACTCGCCCGCACCATGAACTACGTGCCCAACAAGACCACGCTGGCGAGCGCCGTCGCGGGCGAGGAGGGGGTCGCCGCCATGGCCGCGGGCGCGGCGCACGGCCGGGCGACCCCCAGCACTCCTCAGTGGGCCGACGTCGAGGCCGACAACCCGATCAAGGAGTACATGACCCGGGTGCTGAACGGAGCGGACCCGGCTACGGAGGCCCGCCGGGCCTCCGCCGAGATCACCGAGAAGCTCACGCCGGACGTCTGA
- a CDS encoding dodecin, whose product MSNHTYRVTEIVGTSHEGIDQAIRNGIARADQTLRNLDWFEVTEVRGQIENGRIEHYQVGLKVGFRIEDET is encoded by the coding sequence ATGTCGAATCACACCTACCGGGTTACCGAGATCGTCGGCACCTCGCACGAAGGCATCGACCAGGCCATTCGCAACGGCATCGCGCGCGCCGACCAGACCCTGCGCAACCTGGACTGGTTCGAGGTGACAGAAGTGCGCGGCCAGATCGAGAACGGGCGGATCGAGCACTACCAAGTGGGACTCAAGGTGGGCTTCCGCATCGAGGACGAGACCTGA
- a CDS encoding LNS2 domain-containing protein gives MTDSDKRPLAVFDLDNTLADTGHRQHFLEARPRNWAGFFAAAPADPPLAEGVALAVESAREYEVVYLTGRPERCRRDTLDWLAAHGLPEGRVYMRGDAGRAGGGRGDRRPARFTKLEILRRLAQDREIRFLVDDDELVCDDAERAGFTVVRARWAAQSEALQEAQEREGRT, from the coding sequence GTGACCGACAGCGACAAGCGGCCGCTCGCCGTGTTCGATCTCGACAACACCCTGGCCGACACCGGCCATCGGCAGCACTTCCTGGAGGCCCGGCCGAGGAACTGGGCCGGTTTCTTCGCCGCCGCGCCCGCGGACCCGCCCCTCGCCGAGGGGGTCGCGTTGGCCGTGGAGAGCGCTCGGGAGTACGAGGTCGTCTATCTCACCGGCCGCCCCGAGCGGTGTCGGCGCGACACCCTGGACTGGCTCGCGGCCCACGGGCTGCCGGAGGGGCGGGTGTACATGCGGGGCGACGCAGGGCGGGCGGGTGGAGGAAGAGGGGACCGCAGGCCCGCTCGGTTCACCAAGCTGGAGATCCTGCGCCGGCTCGCCCAGGACCGCGAGATACGTTTCCTCGTGGACGACGACGAGCTGGTCTGCGACGACGCCGAGCGCGCCGGGTTCACCGTCGTACGGGCCCGCTGGGCCGCGCAGTCCGAGGCGCTTCAGGAGGCTCAGGAGCGGGAGGGCCGTACCTGA
- the ligD gene encoding non-homologous end-joining DNA ligase — MPVSASVTDLFESVPGEERTALRRAARPESPRPMLATLTERYFSDPEWIFERKLDGERCLGVRDGARAGLLSRTGQSLTDTYPEITDALDEQHCADFVVDGEVVAFEGSRTSFARLQQRIGIHDPRRARASRVAVTYYVFDVLYLAGHDLTALPLRTRKALLRRALDFSPPLRFTQHRYADGEAYLREACERGWEGVIAKRADSHYEHRRSTKWLKFKCGRRQELVIGGFTEPAGSRTGFGALLVGYYEGRRLVYAGKVGTGYDRRTLDALRARMDRLERGRSPFSGSPPRERGAQWTEPRLVAEIGFTEWTEDGKLRHPRFVGLRTDKPAHKVVRERPGKPGPT; from the coding sequence ATGCCCGTCTCCGCGTCTGTGACGGATCTGTTCGAGAGTGTGCCCGGCGAGGAGCGCACGGCACTGCGGCGAGCGGCTCGGCCCGAGAGCCCCAGGCCGATGCTGGCGACACTGACGGAGCGTTACTTCTCGGATCCGGAGTGGATATTCGAGCGCAAGCTCGACGGGGAGCGGTGTCTGGGCGTCCGTGACGGCGCCCGGGCCGGGCTGTTGTCCCGTACCGGCCAGTCGCTCACGGACACCTATCCCGAGATCACCGACGCACTCGATGAACAGCACTGCGCCGACTTCGTGGTGGACGGCGAGGTCGTGGCCTTCGAGGGCTCGCGGACCAGCTTCGCGCGGCTGCAGCAGCGCATCGGGATCCACGACCCGCGCCGGGCGCGCGCCAGCCGTGTGGCGGTGACGTACTACGTGTTCGACGTGCTGTACCTGGCCGGCCATGATCTGACCGCCCTGCCCCTGCGCACCCGCAAGGCCCTGCTGCGCCGCGCCCTGGACTTCTCCCCGCCGTTGCGCTTCACCCAGCACCGCTATGCCGACGGCGAGGCGTACCTGCGCGAGGCGTGCGAGCGCGGCTGGGAGGGCGTCATCGCCAAGCGCGCCGACAGCCACTACGAGCACCGGCGCTCGACGAAGTGGCTGAAGTTCAAGTGCGGGCGGCGGCAGGAACTGGTGATCGGCGGATTCACCGAGCCCGCGGGCAGCCGCACCGGCTTCGGCGCGTTGCTGGTCGGTTACTACGAGGGGCGACGCCTCGTCTACGCGGGCAAGGTCGGTACCGGTTACGACCGCCGGACGCTCGACGCACTGCGTGCGCGGATGGACCGCCTGGAGCGCGGCCGCTCCCCCTTCTCAGGCAGTCCCCCGCGGGAGCGCGGCGCCCAGTGGACCGAGCCTCGGCTCGTCGCCGAGATCGGGTTCACGGAGTGGACGGAAGACGGGAAGCTGCGCCATCCGCGGTTCGTCGGCCTGCGGACCGACAAGCCCGCGCACAAGGTCGTACGGGAGCGGCCCGGGAAGCCGGGTCCGACGTGA